A genomic segment from Synchiropus splendidus isolate RoL2022-P1 chromosome 18, RoL_Sspl_1.0, whole genome shotgun sequence encodes:
- the LOC128750072 gene encoding uncharacterized protein LOC128750072 isoform X1: MNPETLEGSIQSVLSVLYPPFESTAPVLLSQLFQVIDSRYQGDALKCLLDFLVPAKHILDTVQQAACAQYSNVLFVCEGWPLCLHDKVVVHLASIKPLCLQPGDFYLQVAPFCDQSARILVCSLLEEEEEGPCSDLVEETPIPETLYPCIFSLDWLVELNRGRHGTPLSQCLLSTEQGVVRMPWEQVALPRFLDEPECARSSMASAHSSFSGPSPSVPRFSSPSCLFLSPSSSSETSHSSSSNPSAFSVQTRICPAKHGIAVSLYLVENSTKVAKETEAAAKSDSHMTGTFPHAWTRSDSAASASENPKNTVATGRREPAGQVPAEGDYIDVLQAALLFGGADTVAEGQQRSSVALRHQMERQTQRHQHAQMEPSHRQAPPLSPCQSRLPSTPHMHIRHSEPSARPDVCVEAGPPFPLHHSYPHHAERVEAPQCVRAVRFLETPCTPCMKRRQGAKVTKAQELRCRYRDSYQAALQNPVNIGRNNERDMTTVVEEDPTFLQCGPRKPQSESEDAPCQAGRVWPDFGAHKQTPSVNGFICQESGEQTAAPCWKPEDMTCMDHGNNSALKREGQREFTHQTSTGPLREPPPDHYDQSNGHCKHVASLAAPQGNRGFAVSSSAAQPDLILTPQNRSTALGRSTSAPEPQEGPHAQTSSTGVTADFSQPQSRRESVPDGRCSSLSTAVVETSEKCELVIVEGRNVRRRETADSCAEIPQLHVVKFKKSTAFRLVSPKISRKKVPLADDSKADKVDPPGCQSLLGPARVADMQGNLQASTARPRPNHLPLGSPDPRTHPLYLGVATLTGGRDKTGRAIVEIYGDHPGWRSNITSQELQHTLLYFYTITRREVRVSGMTLLFDARKMNPLPQFYKALMSLQEQNPQAVNSLVLMVDKGNRFRPETCPGIQTDVVTSLKSLVKIVEESQRSSRLEGTLSPSYCDWTELHQKLFPFVCDLHEASGLLLRAIRKLEEPHCVDSVQSVKQCMLNQRTLMKDVLEDSRLVGLQREGGAILARLRKESDFKYPDCENLSDAVDSLTSLYNFVEEQVHVVVQKSNESLEHLQYLQQIREMEGHFTQMQQWFQVEGEHHLLEAQSVEESGEQLEQILNSFTAFLIEANDRRHHAMTLASEAERLQQAGLEYPETEAFRTLVSSFRSGLEDFLCRAEACGRELQIMVNVCDFCDQASALAQECCDYLEHCPSRGPNTQDCSCHQTRTSLQDQVSLAGSEGQAACTADVSGPDSHNSVLQSYLNKFLQFSAERFQEVKTQASALRGSRGMQVWNSAWLRCQEAQQLLQERVQEEDYHRRSKSSNCCERHYLDVVSTNAQTATPAGQSAVVQSTPGPQHPQWEGLVSGAVDLNRRPLIEDSGPNVSSRADSNNTPAELNHTGGNEGSNATPPTPHRSSRGADREARRRQAIRARSERDAAALSQSHTVGCQWFPWSRGLKARTASQDPAPTEAAAPATPPEERVRSPSSCSQHGPPSSRVLQEAQKFQLSRHGSFCSEDSCVSDQGAAGGNSAVLCKHSSLPAGRYEGVFGVTGPQEGASTALRLQRVLEELVFTEREYVRSLGYILTHYLPLLDSPDVPQDLRGKRGIIFGNLEKLHDFHSRYFLPELEACQREPVIVARCFLRHSESFGLYALYSKNKPRSDALILHRRHDVFKKKQQELGDLMDLSSYLLRPIQRISKYSLLLQDMLALVSSRRHKSHLPDLGSRSSVSGLVPDLTQEIHDAAELVRFQMRHGNDLLTMDAIQDCDVNLKEQGQLIRQDEFTVLFRKKKCVRRIFLFEHLILFSKTKKTDVGNDVYVYKQSFKTCDIGMTHNSAVGSLCFEIWFRRRKSQDTYTLKAPSMEMKKAWTADLERILWDQAAHSRELRMQERVFMGMCRKPFMDIHPSEAAIRDRAIAGVQPGRIPVACCSHRSVEFPRPHSIGSGSTASTTISQSSSSSGRGSLPPASYAGAQLLGADAGPAVFSSPEPATDNELNHLHQHLHHDCDRWKNTRRPQVLDTSDSSAECSQFNPSDGSVLSALGGDVTDSSFASRNCRSCTPLSRTPSLRINGSPAVTRKRAVAPTPPPLTATQSDLIGKSTEV; encoded by the exons AACCCTGAGACTCTCGAGGGGTCCATCCAGAGCGTGCTGTCAGTGTTGTACCCTCCCTTCGAGTCAACTGCTCCCGTACTCCTGAGTCAGCTGTTCCAGGTGATCGACAGTCGCTATCAGGGTGACGCTCTGAAGTGTCTGCTGGACTTCCTGGTTCCAGCCAAGCATATTCTCGACACCGTCCAACAGGCTGCGTGT GCTCAGTACTCCAATGTCCTCTTCGTCTGCGAGGGCTGGCCCCTCTGTCTACACGATAAAGTCGTAGTCCATCTTGCCTCCATCAAACCGCTGTGTCTCCAGCCTGGTGATTTCTACCTCCAGGTGGCGCCATTCTGTGACCAATCTGCCCGCATCCTTGTCTGCAGcctcctggaggaggaggaggagggtcccTGCTCTGACTTGGTTGAGGAGACCCCAATCCCAGAAACGTTGTACCCTTGTATCTTCAGCCTTGACTGGTTAGTGGAGCTCAACCGGGGTCGCCATGGGACGCCCCTTAGCCAGTGCCTCCTGTCCACAGAGCAGGGTGTGGTGAGAATGCCATGGGAACAAGTGGCTCTGCCACGTTTTTTGGATGAACCAGAGTGTGCCCGGAGTAGCATGGCATCTGCCCATTCTTCCTTCTCTGGACCGTCTCCGTCTGTTCCTCGCTTTTCCTCTCCAAGCTGTCTGTTTCTCAGTCCGTCGTCTTCTTCTGAGACCAGTCACAGTTCATCCTCAAACCCGTCCGCTTTCTCTGTGCAGACAAGAATCTGTCCGGCGAAGCACGGCATCGCTGTCTCCCTCTATCTTGTAGAGAATAGCACCAAAGTCGCCAAGGAGACTGAGGCGGCGGCAAAGTCTGACTCTCATATGACTGGGACCTTTCCACACGCTTGGACAAGGTCAGACTCCGCCGCAAGCGCCAGTGAAAATCCGAAAAATACAgtagcgacaggcagaagggaGCCAGCTGGACAGGTCCCCGCAGAAGGCGACTATATTGATGTTCTGCAGGCAGCTTTGCTTTTCGGGGGAGCTGACACAGTAGCTGAGGGACAGCAGAGATCCAGTGTTGCGCTTAGGCACCAAATGGAAAGGCAAACACAAAGGCATCAGCACGCACAGATGGAGCCCTCACACAGACAAGCCCCTCCCCTGTCACCCTGTCAATCACGATTACCTTCCACACCTCATATGCACATTCGCCACTCGGAACCGTCTGCCCGGCCCGATGTGTGCGTGGAAGCGGGGCCGCCATTTCCTCTCCATCATTCCTATCCCCATCATGCTGAGCGTGTGGAAGCCCCACAGTGTGTCAGAGCGGTCCGCTTCTTAGAGACGCCCTGCACCCCGTGCATGAAGAGGAGACAGGGGGCAAAGGTCACCAAAGCACAGGAGCTGAGGTGCCGATATAGAGACTCCTACCAGGCCGCCCTTCAAAACCCCGTCAACATAGGGCGGAACAATGAGAGAGACATGACGACTGTTGTGGAAGAGGACCCAACGTTCCTGCAGTGTGGTCCCAGAAAACCACAGAGCGAATCAGAGGACGCACCGTGTCAGGCTGGAAGGGTTTGGCCTGATTTTGGGGCGCATAAACAAACACCCTCAGTCAATGGATTCATCTGTCAAGAGTCCGGCGAGCAGACTGCTGCTCCATGTTGGAAGCCAGAAGACATGACATGTATGGATCACGGCAACAATAGTGCCTTGAAACGTGAGGGTCAAAGAGAGTTCACGCACCAAACCTCTACTGGGCCCCTTAGGGAGCCTCCGCCTGATCATTATGACCAATCGAATGGTCACTGTAAACATGTGGCCAGTTTAGCAGCGCCACAGGGAAACCGTGGTTTTGCTGTCTCCAGCAGTGCTGCACAGCCAGATTTGATCCTCACACCACAGAATAGATCGACCGCTTTGGGAAGAAGCACCAGTGCTCCCGAGCCCCAAGAAGGTCCACACGCACAAACCAGTTCAACTGGAGTGACCGCCGACTTTTCTCAACCGCAGAGCAGACGGGAGTCTGTGCCAGACGGCAGGTGCTCGTCTCTCTCCACCGCTGTGGTAGAAACCTCAGAGAAGTGTGAACTGGTCATTGTGGAGGGTCGAAATGTCAGGAGACGGGAAACTGCCGACTCCTGTGCGGAGATTCCGCAGCTGCATGtggtcaaatttaaaaaaagcacgGCCTTCAGGCTGGTTTCACCCAAGATCAGCAGAAAGAAAGTCCCTCTTGCAG ACGATTCTAAAGCAGACAAAGTGGACCCACCGGGATGTCAGTCGCTTCTGGGACCGGCTCGAGTCGCCGACATGCAGGGGAACCTCCAAGCTTCCACTGCACGCCCCAGGCCCAATCACCTTCCCCTGGGCTCACCGGACCCCAGAACCCACCCGCTCTATCTGGGAGTGGCTACTTTAACTG GTGGACGAGACAAGACGGGTAGAGCTATTGTGGAGATTTATGGGGACCACCCAGGGTGGAGGTCAAATATAACCAGTCAGGAACTCCAGCACACGCTGCTCTACTTCTACACCATCACGAG GAGAGAAGTCCGAGTGTCTGGAATGACACTCCTTTTTGATGCGAGGAAGATGAACCCACTTCCACAGTTCTATAAAGCTCTGATGTCACTACAG GAGCAAAATCCTCAAGCCGTCAATAGTTTGGTTCTCATGGTGGACAAAGGAAACCGCTTCAGACCTGAGACCTGCCCCGGCATCCAG ACTGATGTCGTGACCTCACTGAAGTCTTTGGTGAAGATCGTGGAGGAGAGTCAGCGAAGCTCTCGCCTGGAGGGAACCCTCTCTCCGAGCTACTGTGACTGGACCGAGCTGCACCAG AAACTCTTCCCGTTTGTGTGCGACCTCCATGAAGCCTCAGGTCTGCTGCTGAGAGCCATCAGGAAGTTGGAAGAGCCTCACTGTGTGGACTCGGTGCAG TCAGTGAAGCAGTGCATGCTGAACCAGAGGACTCTCATGAAGGATGTTCTGGAAGACAGTCGACTGGTGGGCCTGCAGAGAGAGGGCGGGGCCATCCTGGCTCGACTGAGGAAGGAAAGTGACTTCAAATACCCCGACTGTGAGAACCTCAG CGATGCAGTGGACTCGCTGACAAGCTTGTACAACTTCGTGGAGGAGCAGGTTCATGTTGTCGTTCAGAAGTCCAATGAATCCTTGGAGCATCTCCAGTATCTCCAGCAAATTCGAGAGATGGAGGGACACTTCACCCAG ATGCAGCAGTGGTTTCAAGTGGAAGGTgagcaccacctgctggaggCCCAGTCTGTGGAGGAATCTggagagcagctggagcagatcCTCAATAGCTTCACTGCTTTCCTTATTGAAGCAAAT GATCGCCGCCATCATGCCATGACTCTAGCCTCTGAGGCCGAGCGACTCCAGCAGGCCGGGCTGGAGTACCCAGAGACCGAGGCCTTCAGGACGCTTGTCTCCTCCTTCAGGTCTGGACTGGAGGACTTCCTGTGCAGGGCCGAGGCTTGTGGCCGGGAGCTGCAGATCATGGTCAACGTGTGCGACTTTTGTGACCAG GCTTCTGCTCTGGCTCAAGAATGCTGTGACTACCTGGAACATTGTCCATCGAGGGGGCCCAACACACAGGACTGTAGTTGCCATCaaaccaggacctccctgcagGACCAGGTTTCTCTGGCTGGTTCTGAAGGCCAGGCTGCTTGTACAGCTGATGTTTCTGGACCAGACAGTCACAACTCCGTTCTCCAGTCGTACCTGAACAAGTTCCTTCAGTTCAGTGCAGAAAGGTTTCAGGAAGTCAAGACTCAGGCCAGTGCCCTGCGTGGCTCCAGGGGGATGCAGGTTTGGAACTCAGCCTGGCTGCGCTGCCAGGAGgcccagcagctgctccaggagaGGGTCCAGGAGGAAGACTACCACAGAAGGTCGAAGTCCAGCAACTGCTGCGAGCGTCATTATCTGGATGTGGTGAGCACCAATGCGCAGACGGCGACACCTGCTGGCCAGAGTGCGGTGGTGCAGTCAACTCCAGGACCTCAGCATCCTCAGTGGGAAGGCTTAGTATCCGGAGCTGTGGATTTAAACAGAAGACCCCTTATTGAAGACAGTGGCCCAAACGTGTCCTCAAGAGCTGACAGCAACAATACACCTGCAGAACTCAACCATACTGGAGGAAATGAGGGATCAAACGCCACTCCACCGACCCCTCACAG GTCGTCGAGAGGAGCAGACAGGGAGGCTCGGAGGAGACAAGCGATCCGAGCCCGAAGTGAAAGAGACGCCGCCGCCCTCTCGCAGTCGCACACGGTCGGCTGTCAGTGGTTTCCCTGGAGTCGCGGCCTGAAAGCCAGAACTGCGAGCCAGGACCCGGCTCCCACCGAAGCAGCGGCACCAGCCACGCCTCCGGAGGAGCGAGTGCGGTCTCCGTCGTCCTGTTCGCAGCACGGTCCGCCTTCCAGTCGGGTCCTGCAGGAGGCGCAGAAGTTCCAACTCTCCCGCCACGGCAGCTTCTGTTCCGAGGACTCCTGCGTGAGTGACCAAGGCGCTGCAGGCGGAAACTCCGCTGTGCTCTGCAAACACTCCAGTCTGCCGGCTGGGCGGTACGAAGGCGTGTTCGGTGTGACGGGTCCTCAGGAGGGCGCCAGCACTGCCCT GCGGCTGCAGAGGGTTTTGGAGGAGCTGGTGTTCACGGAGAGAGAGTACGTGCGCTCGCTCGGCTACATCCTCACCCACTacctccccctgctggacagtCCAGACGTCCCTCAGGACCTGCGCGGCAAGAGGGGAATCATTTTCGGAAACTTGGAGAAACTGCACGACTTCCACAGTCGATACTTCCTCCCCGAGCTGGAGGCCTGCCAGCGGGAGCCTGTCATCGTGGCCCGCTGCTTCCTCAGACAC AGTGAGAGTTTCGGCCTGTACGCTCTCTACAGCAAGAACAAGCCTCGCTCCGATGCCTTGATACTTCACCGTCGCCATGACGTCTTCAAG aagaagcagcaggagctggGTGACCTGATGGACCTCTCCTCGTACCTCCTGAGGCCCATCCAGAGGATCAGCAAGTACAGCCTGCTCCTGCAGGACATGCTGGCGCTGGTCAGCTCCCGCCGACACAAAAGCCACCTGCCAGACTTGGGCTCCAGGTCCAGCGTGTCCGGGTTGGTCCCCGACTTGACGCAGGAGATCCACGACGCTGCCGAGCTGGTCCGCTTTCAGATGCGTCATGGCAACGACCTGCTCACCATGGACGCCATCCAGGACTGTGAC GTGAATTTAAAGGAGCAGGGGCAGCTGATTCGCCAGGATGAATTCACAGTTCTCTTCAGGAAGAAGAAGTGCGTGCGCCGGATCTTCCTCTTCGAGCATCTCATCCTCTTCAGCAAAACCAAGAAGACCGACGTGGGAAACGACGTCTACGTCTACAAGCAGTCCTTCAAG ACCTGTGACATTGGGATGACCCACAACTCCGCCGTGGGCAGCCTTTGCTTCGAGATCTGGTTCCGCCGGCGGAAGAGCCAGGACACGTACACTTTGAAGGCTCCCAGCATGGAGATGAAGAAGGCCTGGACCGCCGATCTGGAGCGGATACTGTGGGACCAGGCGGCTCACAGCAGAG AGCTGCGCATGCAGGAGAGAGTCTTCATGGGCATGTGCCGCAAACCTTTCATGGACATTCACCCGAGCGAGGCGGCCATCCGTGACCGGGCCATCGCTGGAGTCCAGCCTGGGagaa TCCCTGTGGCGTGTTGTTCACACAGGAGTGTAGAATTTCCACGGCCGCACTCCATCGGCTCCGGCAGCACGGCCTCCACCACCATCAgccagtcctcctcctcctctggccgCGGCTCGCTGCCGCCCGCCTCTTACGCCGGAGCTCAGCTGCTCGGAGCGGACGCCGGCCCGGCCGTCTTTTCCTCCCCTGAGCCTGCGACGGACAACGAACTCAACCATCTGCATCAGCACCTTCATCATGACTGCGATCGATGGAAAAACACTCGGCGCCCTCAAG TGTTGGACACCAGTGACTCCTCAGCTGAGTGCAGCCAGTTCAACCCCTCGGACGGCAGCGTCCTGTCAGCTCTGGGCGGAGACGTGACAGACTCATCCTTCGCCTCCCGGAACTGCAGGTCTTGTACACCACTGTCCCGCACACCGAGCCTCAGGATCAACGGGTCACCAGCCGTCACGAGGAAGAGAGCCGTCGCCCCCACACCTCCACCGCTCACTGCAACTCAG agCGATCTGATCGGCAAGTCCACCGAAGTTTAG